One stretch of Caldinitratiruptor microaerophilus DNA includes these proteins:
- a CDS encoding hydantoinase B/oxoprolinase family protein: MNGGPSARAQLDPVTVQVLGNYFMSIAEEMGARLIRSSYSSNIKERADCSAALFDRDGNVIAQADHIPMHMGSMLGIVRAIKARYGESGVRPGDMFVTNDPYSGGGTHLPDITVAAPVFYEGELVGFAANIAHHSDVGGRVPGSNSGDSTSIYQEGLRIPLVRLVSEGRLQTEILDFILLNSRLPREREGDIQAQIAANRVGVERLQEACRRYGVATVTGAMVGLLDYAERRIRLAIEKVPDGTYTFTDYMDDDGITDEPIPITVTVRVQGDSIHLDFTGSGRHAGGAINIVRTALEATVYFALKAALDPDIPANGGYHRAIRITAPEGTIVNAVPPAAVAGRTDTAQRIVDTVLGALAQAIPDRIPAACHSAMSAVMFAGFDAEGANYFVYPETIGGGFGARPSKDGMDGVQVHVTNSSNLPVEALELEYPLLIEHYGLIPDSGGPGRWRGGLGIRRDIRILGRDVEFSSHADRQKFAPWGLEGGMPAKAGRFVINPGTPQERRLASGKVSHVRLAPGDVLSAQTPGGGGFGDPLEREPERVAQDVLERKVSVRAAREVYGVVVDAEGRLDLEATARLRQELRGARNQQAGFFPSV, from the coding sequence GTGAACGGAGGTCCATCCGCTCGTGCGCAACTCGATCCGGTAACCGTCCAGGTGCTGGGCAACTACTTCATGTCGATCGCCGAGGAGATGGGCGCCCGGCTGATCCGGTCCTCGTACTCCTCGAACATCAAAGAGCGGGCGGACTGCTCGGCCGCCCTCTTCGACCGGGACGGGAACGTGATCGCCCAGGCCGACCACATCCCCATGCACATGGGCTCCATGCTCGGCATCGTGCGGGCCATCAAGGCGCGCTACGGCGAGTCCGGCGTAAGGCCGGGCGACATGTTCGTGACGAACGACCCGTACAGCGGCGGCGGCACCCACCTCCCGGACATCACCGTGGCCGCTCCGGTCTTCTACGAAGGCGAGCTGGTTGGCTTCGCCGCCAACATCGCACACCACTCCGACGTCGGCGGCCGGGTCCCGGGTAGCAACTCGGGCGACTCCACCAGTATCTACCAGGAGGGGCTGCGCATCCCGCTGGTGCGCCTGGTCAGCGAAGGCCGGTTGCAGACGGAGATCCTCGACTTCATCCTGCTCAACTCCCGGTTGCCCCGGGAGCGGGAGGGCGACATCCAGGCCCAGATCGCCGCCAACCGCGTGGGCGTGGAACGGCTCCAGGAGGCGTGCCGGCGGTACGGGGTGGCCACGGTCACCGGGGCCATGGTCGGCCTGCTCGACTACGCCGAGCGCCGGATCCGTCTCGCCATCGAGAAGGTGCCCGACGGCACCTACACGTTCACGGACTACATGGACGACGACGGGATCACCGACGAGCCCATCCCAATCACCGTCACCGTCCGCGTTCAGGGTGACAGCATCCACCTGGACTTCACCGGCTCGGGCCGGCACGCCGGAGGCGCCATCAACATCGTCCGGACCGCCCTGGAGGCGACGGTGTACTTCGCCTTGAAGGCGGCCCTCGACCCCGACATCCCGGCGAACGGAGGCTACCACCGGGCGATCCGGATCACGGCGCCCGAGGGCACCATCGTCAACGCGGTGCCGCCGGCCGCGGTCGCGGGCCGCACCGATACGGCCCAGCGGATCGTGGACACGGTCCTGGGCGCGCTCGCGCAGGCCATTCCCGACCGGATTCCCGCCGCCTGCCACAGCGCCATGTCCGCGGTCATGTTCGCCGGGTTCGACGCGGAGGGGGCCAACTACTTTGTGTACCCGGAGACCATCGGCGGCGGGTTCGGCGCCCGGCCCTCGAAGGACGGCATGGATGGGGTGCAGGTCCACGTGACGAACTCCTCCAACCTCCCCGTCGAGGCGCTCGAGCTCGAGTACCCCCTTCTCATCGAGCACTACGGCCTCATCCCCGACTCCGGCGGACCGGGGCGGTGGCGCGGCGGCCTCGGGATCCGCCGGGATATCCGGATCCTGGGCCGCGACGTCGAGTTCTCGTCCCACGCCGACCGCCAGAAGTTCGCCCCCTGGGGGCTAGAGGGAGGGATGCCGGCGAAGGCGGGTCGCTTCGTGATCAACCCTGGCACCCCCCAGGAGCGCAGGCTGGCGTCCGGGAAGGTGTCGCACGTCCGCCTCGCTCCGGGCGATGTCCTCAGCGCCCAGACGCCCGGCGGCGGCGGGTTTGGCGACCCGCTGGAGCGGGAACCCGAGCGGGTCGCGCAGGACGTGCTGGAGCGGAAAGTCAGCGTCCGGGCGGCGCGGGAGGTCTACGGCGTCGTCGTGGACGCCGAGGGGCGTCTCGACCTGGAAGCCACCGCGCGCCTCCGCCAGGAGCTGCGTGGCGCCCGGAACCAGCAGGCTGGCTTCTTTCCCAGCGTCTAA
- a CDS encoding ornithine cyclodeaminase family protein, which produces MLTVRFLNQDDVIACGGADMAAAVQDIENVFALHARGDVVLPSKTVLRWGGIESEYSHGRINAMPAYVGGDVHMAGIKWISGFPKNPFTNGLPRAVGITILNDPDTGVPLAIMDGTLISAVRTGAVTGVAAKYLARPDSEIAGIIGTGVQSRTQLRALKVVLPALKEVKAFDVDRGRRERFAEEMSADLGIEVRPVNSAEEAVRGSQVLVTATTSKEPVVKAEWIEPGLFYSAVGGHEFEYAVADRASKIVVDNWEEIKHRGSQTLCFMHREGLLPDDRIHAELGEVVIGRKAGRQSAGEFILFASVGMGLEDVAVASRVLRTARERGIGSDLVLWREPFSK; this is translated from the coding sequence ATGCTGACCGTTCGCTTCCTGAACCAGGACGACGTGATCGCTTGCGGCGGGGCCGACATGGCCGCTGCCGTGCAGGACATCGAGAACGTGTTCGCGCTCCATGCCCGGGGTGACGTGGTGCTTCCCTCCAAGACCGTGTTGCGCTGGGGGGGTATCGAGTCCGAGTACTCGCACGGGCGCATCAACGCCATGCCGGCGTACGTGGGCGGCGACGTGCACATGGCCGGCATCAAGTGGATCTCCGGTTTCCCCAAGAACCCCTTCACGAACGGGTTGCCGAGGGCCGTCGGCATCACCATCCTCAACGATCCGGACACGGGCGTTCCCCTGGCCATCATGGACGGGACGCTGATCAGCGCCGTGCGAACCGGCGCCGTGACGGGCGTGGCCGCCAAGTACCTGGCCCGCCCGGACAGCGAGATCGCCGGGATCATCGGGACGGGCGTGCAGAGCCGGACCCAGCTCAGGGCCCTCAAAGTTGTCCTCCCGGCGCTGAAGGAGGTGAAGGCCTTCGACGTGGACCGGGGCCGCCGCGAGCGGTTCGCGGAGGAAATGTCCGCGGACCTCGGAATCGAGGTGAGGCCGGTGAACTCCGCCGAGGAGGCTGTCCGCGGCAGCCAGGTACTCGTCACGGCCACCACTTCGAAGGAGCCCGTCGTCAAGGCGGAGTGGATCGAACCCGGGCTCTTCTACTCCGCCGTGGGCGGCCATGAATTCGAGTATGCGGTGGCCGACCGGGCGAGCAAGATCGTCGTCGACAACTGGGAGGAGATCAAGCACCGGGGCAGCCAGACGCTGTGCTTCATGCACCGGGAAGGCCTCCTGCCCGACGATCGCATCCACGCCGAACTGGGCGAGGTGGTGATCGGCCGCAAGGCGGGCCGGCAGAGCGCCGGCGAGTTCATCCTCTTCGCCTCGGTCGGGATGGGCCTGGAGGACGTGGCCGTCGCCAGCCGGGTCCTGCGCACGGCCAGGGAACGAGGGATCGGTAGCGATCTGGTGCTGTGGCGGGAGCCGTTCTCGAAGTGA
- a CDS encoding (2Fe-2S)-binding protein, whose translation MRLASHPVLGPVPRGEPVTIYVEGRPVEAHAGEPLAVALLAAGIHAFGHTRKLDRPRGLYCAEGTCGECRVEVDGRPGVLACVAPVVAGMRVRLPRGELDLLGEERR comes from the coding sequence ATGCGTCTGGCGAGTCATCCGGTTCTCGGACCCGTGCCCCGGGGCGAGCCCGTCACGATCTACGTGGAAGGCCGGCCGGTCGAGGCCCACGCCGGCGAACCGCTGGCCGTCGCCCTGCTGGCGGCCGGGATTCACGCCTTCGGGCACACCCGCAAGCTCGACCGGCCGCGGGGGCTCTACTGCGCCGAGGGGACGTGCGGTGAGTGCCGGGTCGAGGTGGACGGCCGGCCGGGCGTCCTCGCCTGTGTCGCGCCGGTCGTCGCGGGCATGCGGGTCCGCCTGCCCCGGGGCGAGCTCGACCTGCTGGGGGAGGAGCGGCGGTGA
- a CDS encoding FAD-dependent oxidoreductase, translating into MRADVVVIGSGPAGLSAARAAAAAGVQVVVVEEAPWAGGRLACRVDTLDSPPALAGRRADQAARELVAAAGAAGATIETGTLAWGLFPGAPGTVAVRRDGRVEAVEAGAVVVATGSLPAPYPFTGWTLPGVMTAPAVERLINRHGFLPGRQAVVVGDTSEAGRVARLLELCGAAVEQVQDIESAGGQGRVEEVTVGGQTRPADLVVLAVGRLPQVELLNAAGCPIGADGVPQHDPSTGRTPLVGVFVAGSAGGAGNLAMSIGSGAIAGISAAEHVGALTRAEAAARRWDLIRQLPPPARLSAPERPLPVDEFALVCRCEEIPRTEVEDAIRAGARTVDDVKRMTRCGMGFCQGKNCTRTVMNLLALRGAATRGQAGSGAAAPGGPLRPDRPGAVELRPMRLRPPVRPVRLGELAAAGRDVSLLERAIHPEGEEPHP; encoded by the coding sequence GTGAGGGCGGACGTCGTGGTCATCGGCAGCGGTCCGGCCGGCCTGTCGGCCGCGCGGGCGGCGGCGGCCGCCGGAGTGCAGGTCGTGGTCGTGGAGGAGGCGCCGTGGGCCGGTGGGCGGCTGGCCTGCCGGGTCGACACCCTCGATTCCCCTCCGGCCCTCGCCGGCCGCCGGGCCGACCAGGCAGCCCGGGAGCTCGTGGCGGCCGCCGGGGCCGCCGGCGCGACGATCGAGACGGGCACCCTGGCGTGGGGCCTCTTTCCCGGCGCTCCCGGCACCGTCGCCGTGCGGCGGGACGGGCGGGTGGAGGCCGTCGAGGCGGGGGCCGTGGTGGTCGCCACCGGGTCGCTGCCGGCGCCGTATCCCTTCACCGGCTGGACCCTGCCCGGCGTCATGACGGCGCCGGCGGTGGAGCGGCTGATCAACCGCCACGGATTCCTCCCCGGCCGGCAGGCCGTGGTGGTTGGCGATACCTCGGAGGCCGGGCGGGTCGCCCGGCTCCTCGAGCTCTGCGGCGCCGCGGTGGAGCAGGTGCAGGACATCGAGAGCGCCGGCGGGCAGGGGCGGGTGGAGGAGGTGACGGTCGGCGGCCAGACCCGGCCCGCCGACCTCGTCGTGCTGGCGGTCGGCCGCCTGCCCCAGGTGGAGCTGCTGAACGCGGCCGGGTGCCCGATCGGCGCCGATGGCGTGCCGCAGCACGACCCCAGCACGGGCCGGACGCCGCTTGTCGGGGTCTTCGTCGCTGGCAGCGCCGGCGGTGCCGGGAACCTGGCGATGTCGATCGGGTCAGGGGCGATCGCGGGGATCTCGGCGGCGGAGCACGTGGGAGCCCTGACCCGAGCGGAGGCGGCGGCCCGCCGGTGGGATCTGATCCGGCAACTGCCGCCTCCGGCCCGGCTCTCGGCCCCGGAGCGGCCGCTTCCCGTGGACGAGTTCGCCCTGGTCTGCCGCTGCGAGGAGATCCCGCGTACCGAGGTGGAGGACGCCATCCGTGCCGGGGCCCGGACGGTCGATGACGTCAAGCGCATGACCCGGTGCGGCATGGGCTTCTGCCAGGGCAAGAACTGCACGCGCACCGTGATGAACCTGCTGGCCTTGCGCGGGGCCGCCACCCGGGGGCAGGCGGGCTCTGGCGCCGCGGCGCCCGGCGGTCCGCTGCGGCCGGACCGGCCGGGGGCGGTGGAACTCCGGCCCATGCGGCTGCGTCCCCCGGTGCGCCCCGTGCGGCTGGGCGAGCTGGCCGCCGCCGGGCGGGACGTCTCCCTGCTGGAGCGGGCCATTCATCCGGAGGGGGAGGAGCCGCACCCGTGA
- a CDS encoding NAD(P)/FAD-dependent oxidoreductase, giving the protein MKFDYDVVVVGGGIVGGSVAFHLAEAGRSILVVDRAFPASGTSGATQSWVWVHTKSPPFYGEFNHLSAMMYPDFEKRLGADIEYQRTGGISLLFTPGEVEKARELVERQRAVGIDVSLLTREEILSLEPAVSPDVLGATYSPADGNVNSLRLVFAVMRANQARGVTYWTYTAVTGMELTDGGVQVHTERGSVTARQVAICGGPWAPELGAMLGIRIPVRPVRGQVLVTEPLAPLIRHTMVGMRQAVNGEMLIGFSYEEVGYDKGNSLAPMLEGARLAQRMVPALAAAHVVRCFSGLRAMPQDGLPILGPVPGKPGVFVAALHSGFTLAPLVGTLMAEVMCGEEPSVPMEPYSITRFG; this is encoded by the coding sequence GTGAAGTTCGATTACGACGTCGTGGTCGTGGGCGGCGGCATCGTCGGCGGCAGCGTCGCCTTCCACCTGGCCGAAGCCGGCAGGTCCATCCTCGTCGTCGACCGGGCCTTCCCGGCCAGCGGCACCTCCGGGGCGACCCAGTCCTGGGTCTGGGTGCACACGAAGAGCCCGCCCTTCTACGGGGAGTTCAACCACCTCAGCGCGATGATGTACCCGGACTTCGAAAAGCGGCTCGGGGCGGACATCGAGTACCAGCGCACGGGCGGCATCAGCCTTCTCTTCACGCCCGGAGAGGTGGAGAAGGCCCGGGAGCTGGTGGAGCGCCAGCGGGCCGTGGGGATCGACGTGAGCCTGCTCACGCGGGAAGAGATCCTCTCGCTCGAGCCCGCCGTCAGCCCGGACGTCCTGGGTGCCACCTACAGCCCCGCGGACGGCAACGTGAACTCGCTGCGCCTGGTCTTTGCGGTGATGCGGGCCAACCAGGCCCGCGGCGTGACGTACTGGACCTACACGGCCGTGACGGGGATGGAGCTGACGGACGGCGGCGTGCAGGTGCACACGGAGCGAGGGAGCGTCACGGCCCGGCAGGTGGCGATCTGCGGCGGGCCGTGGGCGCCGGAGCTCGGCGCGATGCTCGGCATCCGCATCCCCGTCCGGCCGGTGCGGGGCCAGGTGCTGGTGACGGAGCCCCTGGCGCCCCTCATCCGCCACACGATGGTGGGGATGCGGCAGGCGGTGAACGGGGAGATGCTGATCGGCTTCTCCTACGAGGAGGTGGGGTACGACAAGGGCAATTCGCTGGCCCCCATGCTGGAGGGGGCGCGGCTGGCGCAGCGGATGGTGCCCGCCCTGGCCGCCGCCCACGTCGTTCGGTGCTTCAGCGGGCTCAGGGCCATGCCCCAGGACGGGCTGCCCATCCTCGGGCCGGTGCCGGGGAAGCCCGGGGTGTTCGTGGCGGCCCTTCACAGCGGCTTCACCCTGGCGCCCCTCGTCGGGACGCTCATGGCGGAGGTCATGTGCGGGGAGGAGCCCTCGGTGCCGATGGAGCCGTACAGTATCACGCGTTTCGGGTAG
- a CDS encoding amidase, with the protein MALSDELAYLPATELAARVRRRDLSPVEVTDAFIQRIERRNPSLNAFVYLAFDDARRRAKDAEQAVLRGEELGPLHGVPTAMKDLFDFHPGWPSTLGGIRALKGHVIDAYCAWAERIERAGAIILGKTNSPIMGFRGTTDNYLFGPTRNPFNLAKNPGGSSGGSAAAVADGLVPFAEGTDGGGSIRIPAAWSGVYGYKASFGRVPAVARPNAFSLDTPFIFEGVLTRTVEDAALVLSALAGYDPRDPFSLDETVDFAGAVRRSIRGMKIAYSPDLDVFPVDRRVRKVVDEAVRAFEEAGARVEPVRVGIRHHQRELSDVWCRLIMPINIGALESFRRQGIDLLGEHREDFPPEYLEWVDRGYRMTMLEFIRDQEIRTEVYDAIQGVLNRYDLLVTPTLATVAVDNATDGNTVGPREVEGEAVDPLIGWCLTYVVNFTGHPAASAPAGLSDDGLPVGLQIIGRRYADADVLAASAALERVRPWKDLYRIPAARPV; encoded by the coding sequence ATGGCGCTGTCGGACGAGCTCGCGTACCTCCCGGCGACCGAGTTGGCCGCACGCGTCCGGCGCCGGGACCTGTCGCCGGTGGAGGTGACGGACGCCTTCATCCAGCGCATCGAACGCCGGAACCCGAGTCTCAACGCGTTCGTCTACCTCGCGTTCGACGACGCCCGGCGCCGGGCGAAGGATGCCGAGCAGGCGGTGCTGCGCGGCGAGGAACTGGGCCCGCTGCACGGGGTGCCCACCGCCATGAAGGACCTGTTCGACTTCCATCCCGGCTGGCCGAGCACCCTGGGCGGGATCCGGGCCCTGAAGGGCCACGTGATCGACGCCTACTGCGCCTGGGCTGAGCGCATCGAGCGGGCCGGAGCGATCATCCTGGGCAAGACGAACAGCCCTATCATGGGCTTCCGGGGCACCACGGACAATTACCTCTTCGGCCCCACGCGCAACCCCTTCAACCTGGCCAAGAACCCCGGCGGATCGTCGGGCGGCAGCGCCGCGGCGGTCGCGGACGGGCTGGTACCGTTCGCCGAGGGGACCGACGGCGGCGGCTCGATCCGCATCCCGGCGGCCTGGTCCGGCGTGTACGGGTACAAGGCGTCGTTCGGCCGGGTGCCGGCGGTGGCGCGGCCCAACGCGTTCTCCCTCGACACACCCTTCATCTTCGAGGGCGTCCTGACCCGGACAGTGGAGGACGCCGCCCTGGTCCTGAGCGCGCTGGCCGGCTACGATCCCCGCGACCCCTTCAGCCTGGACGAGACCGTGGACTTCGCCGGCGCCGTGCGCCGGTCCATTCGGGGGATGAAGATCGCGTACAGCCCGGACCTGGATGTCTTTCCGGTCGACCGGCGGGTACGCAAGGTCGTCGACGAGGCCGTCCGGGCGTTCGAGGAGGCGGGCGCTCGGGTCGAACCGGTCCGGGTGGGCATCCGCCACCACCAGCGGGAGCTCAGCGACGTCTGGTGCCGGCTCATCATGCCGATCAACATCGGCGCGCTGGAGAGCTTCCGGCGCCAGGGGATCGACCTCCTCGGAGAGCACCGGGAGGACTTCCCGCCCGAGTACCTGGAGTGGGTCGACCGGGGTTACCGGATGACCATGCTCGAGTTCATCCGGGACCAGGAGATCCGCACCGAGGTGTACGACGCGATCCAGGGCGTGCTGAACCGGTACGACCTCCTCGTCACGCCCACCCTGGCGACCGTGGCCGTGGACAACGCCACCGACGGGAACACGGTCGGGCCGCGTGAGGTCGAAGGCGAGGCGGTGGACCCGCTCATCGGCTGGTGCCTCACCTACGTCGTGAACTTCACCGGGCATCCGGCCGCCTCGGCACCGGCCGGGCTGTCGGACGACGGCCTGCCGGTAGGGCTGCAGATCATCGGCCGGCGCTACGCCGACGCGGACGTTCTCGCCGCCAGCGCCGCCCTCGAGCGGGTGCGGCCGTGGAAGGACCTGTACCGGATCCCCGCCGCCCGGCCTGTTTGA
- a CDS encoding Hsp20/alpha crystallin family protein, producing the protein MSLIRPDPFEQWFREMRQFFERPFTLVPLPFMREGREFAPAVEVYEQGEEIVVRAELPGVSKDQVEVRVNPDSVEIRGEVRQEVTREQAGYYVSERRYGNFHRVVPFHVPVDPDSATARFHEGLLTVRVRKVKDEGRGRRVPIEG; encoded by the coding sequence ATGAGCCTGATTCGTCCGGACCCGTTCGAACAGTGGTTCCGGGAGATGCGGCAGTTCTTCGAGCGGCCTTTCACCTTGGTGCCACTCCCGTTCATGCGGGAAGGTCGGGAATTCGCCCCGGCAGTGGAGGTCTACGAGCAGGGCGAGGAGATCGTGGTCCGGGCGGAGCTTCCCGGCGTCAGCAAGGACCAGGTGGAGGTCCGGGTCAACCCCGACTCCGTCGAGATCCGGGGTGAGGTCCGGCAGGAGGTCACCCGCGAGCAGGCAGGGTATTACGTGAGTGAGCGGCGCTACGGTAACTTCCACCGCGTGGTCCCGTTCCATGTCCCGGTCGACCCCGACAGCGCCACGGCCCGGTTCCACGAAGGGCTGCTGACGGTGCGCGTACGCAAGGTCAAGGACGAGGGGCGCGGGCGCCGGGTTCCCATCGAAGGCTGA
- a CDS encoding LacI family DNA-binding transcriptional regulator — protein MATIRDVAKRAGVSIATVSRVLNNVGHPVRESTRQRVLEAARELNFSPNDLAKSLLRGRTATIGLLVPDISNTYYADILSGVEAVASERQLVVLLGNTNRDRERQVRYLRVFQEKRVDGVILAGGDTEHGVEPGSLAESGLKIIWIGYGAPGIPAIHPDNEGGAMEATRLLVALGHRAIGCITGPPESNSSRARFVGYRRVLQEAGLPLRPEWVTSGGFRPEGGYEAVRRIFRSGHGERPTALFVANDQMAIGALRAFQELGLRVPEDVAVVSFDDVPIARFLRPALTTVAIAGADLGRQAMEMLFEFLDTGRPPASRQLTTRLVVRESSGGPVGTLQA, from the coding sequence ATGGCGACCATACGCGACGTCGCGAAGCGGGCGGGCGTGTCGATCGCGACCGTCTCGCGGGTCCTGAACAACGTCGGCCACCCGGTCCGCGAGAGCACGCGCCAGCGGGTGCTCGAGGCGGCCCGCGAGCTCAACTTCTCCCCGAACGACCTCGCCAAGAGCCTCCTGCGCGGACGGACGGCGACGATCGGGCTCCTGGTCCCCGACATCTCGAACACCTACTACGCCGACATCCTGAGCGGCGTGGAGGCGGTGGCGAGCGAGCGGCAGCTCGTCGTGCTCCTCGGCAACACGAACCGGGATCGGGAGCGGCAGGTCCGCTACCTGCGCGTCTTCCAGGAGAAGCGGGTGGACGGGGTCATCCTGGCCGGCGGCGACACGGAGCACGGCGTGGAGCCCGGCTCGTTGGCGGAGTCGGGGCTGAAGATCATCTGGATCGGGTACGGCGCGCCGGGGATCCCGGCCATCCACCCGGACAACGAGGGCGGGGCGATGGAAGCCACGCGCCTCCTGGTGGCGCTCGGCCACCGGGCGATCGGCTGTATCACGGGGCCGCCGGAGTCGAACAGCTCCCGGGCGCGGTTTGTCGGGTACCGCCGGGTGCTCCAGGAGGCTGGGCTGCCCCTGAGACCCGAGTGGGTCACCTCCGGCGGGTTCCGGCCGGAGGGCGGCTACGAGGCGGTGCGGCGCATTTTCCGGAGCGGCCACGGCGAACGGCCGACGGCGCTGTTCGTGGCCAACGACCAGATGGCGATCGGGGCGCTGCGGGCCTTCCAGGAGCTCGGCCTGCGGGTGCCGGAGGACGTCGCCGTGGTGAGCTTCGATGACGTGCCGATCGCCCGGTTCCTGCGCCCCGCACTGACGACCGTGGCCATCGCCGGGGCCGATCTCGGCCGGCAGGCGATGGAGATGCTGTTCGAGTTCCTCGACACCGGCAGGCCGCCGGCCTCCCGCCAGCTGACGACCCGGCTCGTGGTGCGGGAGTCGAGCGGTGGCCCTGTAGGGACCCTGCAGGCCTGA
- a CDS encoding creatininase family protein: MGHAYESFYLHDVPEKGRKRNILALSFAEVAERLKEPGQDVVMVPLGSTEKHGAHIPLGTDSYITMTAVVMASEMADCLYTPLMPFGYSPHHMGRLHEGAGTITLRAETYRRIMHDIALSLIFHGFNKIVFVSHHGSNTKPIDELLRYLRYRTGGFFAFYKTPTEREINVLKDVLENPPEETPGWHSSELETSCVMAVHPGLVDMNRAVADRAHAPHWMGPNFSKIDGTGTVNFQGSENIWVPMEHHEYSDTAVIGNPFRARAEKGEEIFKRMARHLADFIEEVRKFPVEVRNRDYPERAWNP; the protein is encoded by the coding sequence GTGGGTCACGCCTACGAGAGCTTCTACCTGCACGATGTCCCGGAGAAGGGTCGGAAGCGCAACATCCTGGCGCTGTCCTTCGCCGAGGTCGCAGAGCGCCTGAAGGAGCCGGGCCAGGACGTGGTCATGGTGCCGCTGGGGAGCACGGAGAAGCACGGGGCGCACATCCCCCTCGGCACGGACAGCTACATCACGATGACGGCCGTGGTCATGGCCTCCGAGATGGCGGACTGCCTCTACACGCCGCTCATGCCCTTCGGTTACTCGCCGCACCACATGGGGCGCCTCCACGAGGGAGCGGGCACGATCACCCTGCGGGCCGAGACGTACCGGCGGATCATGCACGACATCGCCCTGAGCCTCATCTTCCACGGCTTCAACAAGATCGTCTTCGTCAGCCACCACGGGTCGAACACGAAGCCGATCGACGAGCTCCTCCGCTACCTGCGCTACCGCACCGGTGGATTCTTCGCCTTCTACAAGACGCCGACGGAGCGGGAGATCAACGTCCTGAAGGACGTCCTGGAGAACCCGCCGGAGGAGACGCCGGGCTGGCACTCCAGCGAACTCGAGACCTCCTGCGTCATGGCGGTGCACCCTGGTCTGGTCGACATGAACCGGGCCGTCGCCGACCGGGCGCATGCCCCGCACTGGATGGGCCCGAACTTCTCCAAGATCGACGGCACCGGCACGGTGAACTTCCAGGGCTCCGAGAACATCTGGGTGCCGATGGAGCACCACGAATACTCGGACACCGCCGTGATCGGCAACCCGTTCCGGGCCCGGGCGGAGAAGGGCGAGGAGATCTTCAAGCGGATGGCCCGGCACCTCGCCGACTTCATCGAGGAGGTCCGGAAGTTCCCGGTCGAGGTCAGGAACCGGGACTACCCCGAGCGTGCGTGGAATCCCTGA
- a CDS encoding class II aldolase/adducin family protein translates to MPAQTDTIADLRRTLVELSHRAYALGLVPGVSGNLSVRVPGEDRVLIKATGFSLGDMTPAHTLLVDLDGRVLEGTDLRPSKEMFFHLAIYRRRPEVGAVVHLHPPYTTAFAAVHQLPPALTGAARAFLGGKVALVPPAPSGSRELAAMVEAAFRDPEIRAAVLAEHGSITVGPDLYSAFYLSQYLEDAARTALLVRILRGPQD, encoded by the coding sequence ATGCCGGCGCAGACGGATACCATCGCCGACCTCCGCCGCACCCTGGTCGAGCTTTCCCACCGGGCCTACGCCCTGGGGCTGGTCCCCGGGGTCAGCGGCAACCTGAGCGTCCGGGTGCCGGGCGAGGACCGGGTCCTCATCAAGGCGACGGGCTTCTCGCTGGGTGACATGACCCCCGCGCACACGCTCCTCGTCGACCTGGACGGGCGGGTCCTCGAGGGCACCGATCTGCGCCCCTCCAAGGAGATGTTCTTCCACCTCGCCATCTACCGCCGGCGGCCCGAGGTCGGCGCGGTGGTACACCTGCACCCCCCCTACACGACGGCGTTCGCGGCGGTGCATCAGCTCCCGCCGGCGCTGACGGGCGCCGCCCGGGCCTTCCTGGGCGGGAAGGTGGCGCTGGTTCCGCCGGCTCCCTCGGGGTCCCGGGAGCTCGCCGCCATGGTCGAGGCGGCGTTCCGGGACCCCGAGATCCGGGCGGCGGTCCTGGCCGAGCACGGCAGCATCACCGTCGGCCCCGACCTGTACTCGGCCTTCTACCTAAGTCAGTACCTGGAGGACGCGGCGCGTACCGCCCTCCTGGTGCGGATCCTTCGGGGACCCCAAGACTGA